The Sphaerisporangium siamense genome includes the window TGAGGAGACCGACCGCGGTGAGTTTGGCGTCGTCTGGTGGGATCACGGGACCAGTCTAGACGACGATAGTTGACGTACGGAATATTCCTCATGTAGAAATCTGTTGCCGCAGACATCCGCTCGTCAACTAACCACGGAGATGGACACCATGAGCACTCGCGCCTGGGAAGGCCTCACGATCCCCGAGTCCGGCACCTTCGACCTCGACGCCGCGCACAGCATCGTCGGCTTCACCGCGAAGCACATGATGGTGACCAAGGTCCGCGGGCGCTTCCAGGACTTCACCGGCAGCGTCACGATCGCCGAGAACCCGCTCGAATCGTCGGCCGAGCTCACGATCCGCACCGCCAGTATCGAGACCGGCAGCGCCGACCGCGACAACCACCTCCGCAGCGAGGACTTCCTGGCGGTGGAGAAGTTCCCCGAGCTGACCTTCCGCAGCACCCGCGTCGTCGAGCACTCCGGCGACGACTTCACCGTCGTGGGCGACCTCACCATCCGTGACGTCACCAGGCCGGTCACGCTCAAGGTCGAGTACGGCGGCGCCGGCACCAACCCGTGGGGCGCCGAGGTCTTCGGCTTCTCCATCGAGACCGAGCTCGACCGCGAGGACTTCGGCCTGACCTGGAACGTCGCCCTGGAGACCGGCGGCGTCCTCGTCAGCAAGAAGATCAAGATCGAGGTAGAAGGCCAGGCCACCCGCCGCGCCTGACCCGCCGACGCGCGCCGCCGGCCGCCAGGCGCCCCGCCCCTGGCGGCCCGCCGCCGTCCACAACGCTCCCCGGCTCAGCCGGATCACCCCCCCGATCTCCACTCGTTCCCGGACGTACACAGCGTGTCCACAGCCTGTGGACACAGGGTGTGGAAACCCGGACGACCCCGTCCCACGGCACGCACACGCGCCCGCTGACGGACATGATTGACGACAACGGCGAATCCACTTTGCCGCCCGGCATCAAGGCCGGTACTCTGTGCTGAGCCAGTCGGCGGCACTGACGCCCGCCCGACTGACCAGGAGGCTTCGCCTAGTCAGGTCTATGGCGCCGCACTGCTAATGCGGTTTGGGTCTACAGCCCATCCGGGGTTCAAATCCCCGAGCCTCCGCACCTCAGAGGCCCTTTCGCCGAAATCGCGAAGGGGCCTTTCTGCTGCGCTGAAAGATCCAAGACGCGAATGCCGGACCATTGCCGGACTCCACCCAGGTGCGGTTCCTCAGCGTGCGAGTGCGTGCTCGTAGTCGGGCAGGGTCAGGGCGGTGTTGGCGGCGCGGCCCTCGGTGCCGGAGGGGAGCGTCGTCTGGGTGCGCAGCATCGCGTTGCGTGCGTCGAGGTGTTGCCGGGTGCGTGGGGCGACCACGCCACCGCCTGCGGTGGCGAGGGCCTGGTTCTGCTCCGCGAAGTTCCGGACGGTGTTCTCATAGGCTGCGAGGGCGGGGACGTGGTCGTCGTGGGTGGCCAGTTCGCCGGCCAGGACGTAGGCGGCCGCCAGCGACACGCTTGACCCCTGGCCGGACAGGAACGACGTGGCGTGGGCGGCGTCGCCGACGAGCGCGACACGGCCGGTGGACCAGACGGGCATGTGGATCTGGCTGACGACGTCGAAGAACAGGTCGTCGGCCGCGCGCATCGCGTCGACCATCCGGGGGATCTCCCACAGCGTGTCGGGGAACGTCGCGGCCACCAGGTCGCGCTGCGCCTGCGGGGTGCGGAAGGCCGTATAGGGCGGCTCGTCCCGCGCGAAGATCAGGAAGCCGTGCATCGGCTCGCCGGGGTCGTACGCGTAGAGGGTGGCGGCCCTGCCGGGAGCGTTCCACAGCAGTCCCTCGTGCTGGAGCCCGAGGTCGTTGGCCAAGGTGAAGCCGGCGAAGCAGAAGCCGAGATAGCGGTGGTAGCGCTCTTCGGGGCCGAAGGCCAGGCCGCGGGTGTTGGAGTGCAGTCCGTCGGCGCCGATCACCAGGTCGAATGTTCGCCTGGTGCCGCTGTCGAAGGTGACTTCCACCTGATCGCCGCGGTCGTCGAGGGTCGCGATGGAGTCGTCGAACAGGAACTCGACCTTGTTCTCG containing:
- a CDS encoding YceI family protein — protein: MSTRAWEGLTIPESGTFDLDAAHSIVGFTAKHMMVTKVRGRFQDFTGSVTIAENPLESSAELTIRTASIETGSADRDNHLRSEDFLAVEKFPELTFRSTRVVEHSGDDFTVVGDLTIRDVTRPVTLKVEYGGAGTNPWGAEVFGFSIETELDREDFGLTWNVALETGGVLVSKKIKIEVEGQATRRA
- a CDS encoding FAD-dependent monooxygenase, giving the protein MNRPAHRKILISGASIAGPSLAYWLDRYGFEVTIVEQAAHLRGGGYAIDIRGTARDVVERMGLLPRLRQLHVDARQITFLNPDGTILTSLRPEAITGGAEGLDLEVRRGDLANCLYGLVENKVEFLFDDSIATLDDRGDQVEVTFDSGTRRTFDLVIGADGLHSNTRGLAFGPEERYHRYLGFCFAGFTLANDLGLQHEGLLWNAPGRAATLYAYDPGEPMHGFLIFARDEPPYTAFRTPQAQRDLVAATFPDTLWEIPRMVDAMRAADDLFFDVVSQIHMPVWSTGRVALVGDAAHATSFLSGQGSSVSLAAAYVLAGELATHDDHVPALAAYENTVRNFAEQNQALATAGGGVVAPRTRQHLDARNAMLRTQTTLPSGTEGRAANTALTLPDYEHALAR